Proteins co-encoded in one Macrobrachium nipponense isolate FS-2020 chromosome 24, ASM1510439v2, whole genome shotgun sequence genomic window:
- the LOC135204033 gene encoding neuropeptide-like protein 30 codes for MDEDAQNISRNQPRKNCTVCPLSNMKTIGVALLALVALFALMEVTGALPAPEPNRRFFFGGSPYGFGGYGYRPFGYGFGYGGYGGSFGGFGGGFGGYSGGFFG; via the exons ATGGACGAAGATGCTCAGAACATTTCGCGGAATCAGCCAAGGAAGAATTGCACAGTCTGCCCACTGTCCAACATGAAAACG ATCGGCGTTGCCCTGTTGGCGTTGGTGGCCCTTTTTGCCCTAATGGAGGTCACTGGAGCTCTGCCAGCACCCGAACCTAACCGACGGTTCTTCTTTGGAGGTAGTCCCTATGGCTTCGGCGGTTACGGCTACAGACCCTTTGGATACGGTTTCGGGTACGGCGGATACGGCGGCAGTTTTGGAGGCTTTGGAGGTGGATTTGGTGGATATAGTGGTGGTTTCTTCGGTTGA